TGTTAAACAGGTGTTTATTAATCGGCTTGGTAGCGGGGTAAAACCGGAGCTCAGCGCCGACGACATCGAATTCTTCCGCTATCTGGATTCCATTTTGCGTTATTGCTACGTACTGGTGTACGTTAAAAACGCCACAACAGGTGATTATGACAGTGCTATTTTCCTTGATGATTATGAGGCCATCCAGGGAATAAGCAAAGAAGAAGCGCAACAACGCCTGGTTGATTTACACACTGTGGTGGGCTACTTAAAAACCGCGATGCAGTAATACAGTGCCCATTCAGGGATGTATGACGATATTCTGCTGGTCACAGTGTTCAGCAAAGCAAGCCGTGATCACCACATTGCCCTGATAATCAGACAAAGGCAGCGTGGTTGAGCTATACGGTTCATGATTGATATACCAGCGAACCGCATTACCTTGCGGATCACCTCCCCCCGACACCGTTAACTCTATCTTTGTAACCTGCTGACGATAATAATGCTGACCACTGCGTGGCTGAATAATGCGGATCTGGTCGTTGCCAGCCTGTTGTGTGGGGGTATTGTTTTGTGCCAGCCAGCTGGCAAGGTCGTCAGGCCAGCCGGGGTCTGTCACAAAATGTCCCTGACTGTGCATTGTGGGTGGGGTCATGCCATTGAGGGTGTAGGCTGATAATTGTGTATGGCAAGCCCTGTCAGGAGTATTTTGGTGTGCCACGCCACCAGGCCAGCAGATCTGTACTGGCTTGACCTGAGCAGGTAAAGCGAGACTATGTGCATCAGCTGGAAGTAAGTCAAATACGTCAAACATCAAAGGCGCGGCGCGTGTTGCTCCCAGATATCCGACTATCGGGCTGGCATCAGGACGACCGACCCACACTGCCACCGTGTAGTCTGCGCTTACACCAACTGCCCAGAAATCCCGGTAACCATAGCTGGTGCCGGTTTTCCAGGCGATTTTGCGACGATTGCTGGGGACGACCCGATCCGGTGCCGACAACTGACTAAGCATCTCAAATGTGATCCAGCTGGCAGCAGGGGAAAGCAAAGCATATTCCGAACGCGGATAACGCGAGTTGTGAGCGATAAGAGATAAGTCCCTGACTTTGCCTTGACTTGCCAGTGCGCGATACAGGCGCGCCAGTTCGATTAATTCAATCCCAGTGCCACCCAGTCCGACTGCGAGGTTAGCATGCTGATGATGCAGCTTAACCTGGGCATTGCTCAGCTGCTGTTCAAAGCGCTCGGCACCGATCCTATGAAGCAACTGAATCGCTGGTACATTGAGAGAGTGCTGCAAAGCTTTGCTGGCGCTCACTGGCCCATTAAATTGTCCGGTGAGGTTTTGTGGCTTATAGCCGTCAAAATTGCTGGGGATATCGCTCATCAGGCTCTGACTGTGGATCAGGCCAAGATCCAGTCCCAGCCCATAAATAAACGGTTTTAATGTTGAACCCGGGGAGCGCACCGCGCGGATCATGTCGACATGCGCGAACCGGCTATCATCGCGAAAATCAACGGAGCCTTGGTATGCCAATACTTGAGCACGCTGATTATGCACTATCAGAACGGCTGCTGAACTTTTGCCGGTTAACCTGTGCTTTGTATTCGCCAGTAACTTGCTGAGGCGCTGCTGTAGCGTATGATCCAAGGTGGTACGGATCACATGCTGCCGCGGGTATTGGCGTTTTAGTTGACGACTTAACAACGGGGCCAGAGGTGGTTGAGCGTCATAGGATAAGCTTATTGGCTCCCGGCTCAATAGCGCTAGCTGTTCGGTATCTACCAGTTGGCTGTCGACTAGTCGTCGGAGTACTTTATTACGCATCGCTCTTGCGCGTTCGGGGTAACGATCCGGGCGGTTGTAGGACGGTTTTTGAGGTAATACGACTAATAAGGCAGATTGGTTAATCGATAGGTGCCTGGCGGGTTTGTTAAAGTAACGTCGCGATGCAGCTTCTACGCCCTCGATATTTCCACCAAATGGTGCCAGGTTGAGATATAAAGTCAGGATCTCAGTTTTGCTATAGTGCCATTCCAGTTGCAAGGCTCTGGCAATTTGCTTTAGTTTGCCCGGGATTGAACGTTCATGTGGGTCAAGCAGCCGGGCTACTTGCATGGTCAGGGTTGAACCGCCAGAAATAATCCGGCCATTGGCCAGCCATTGCCACAGTGCTCTGCACAGTGCCAGTGGGTTGACGCCGGGGTGATAGTAAAACCAGCGATCTTCGTAATCCAGCAGGGCAGTCACATAAAATGGATCAACCTGCTCCAGGGTGATTCGATAGCGATGCACGCCCCGGTTGTCGCTGAAGGCGCGTAATTGTTGCCCATCACGTGCCGTAACCACAGTAGCCGGACCATCCGGATAGGGCTGGGGTAATGGATATCGCCAGTCCAGCCAACTTAGTAGCAGCAGACCCAGCCCCCCAATCGCCAGAATAATTCGAGCGGGGTAGCCAGGAGGTCGTATTGGCCTAGCAGATATCACGTTGGTGCCTCTGTGACATATCAGCGCTCGACCTCTAATTGATACGGATATTGCCAATAAATGACATGTTTATGAGGTCGATACATAGATTCCAGGTAACTTGGCGGTACCTGGTAAATACCGGGCACTTCTGCTCGCAGTACATAAGCAAACTGGTATTTTTGGGTTGTGAGCCTGAGTGCTGCGACATAACGATCGTTGCGGTATTCAGTGTGCTCTGTGGGCGCCAATGTGACGTGTTCAGGCAGTAATTGTGAGACCGGAAACCCTTGCATTAGTGCGGGGTTCTCAAGTACAAATCCAGCGGGGATGCGCTCAATTAAGAGTGCATCCGGCACGGGCTCTTTGAGCTGTACATCAAGCACCACGACCACACGCTCGCCGACTTTGAAACGGGTCTTATCCAAAGGTTGCCCATTCAAATCAAACAGGCGTCTGACCATACGCTTGGTTTCCAGAGTGTTAAACGGACTAATCTCATTTGCGATGCTGGGATCCAGTTTGAGGCGGCCTTTAGCCATCAATTGGACATAAACTGGCTCGTCATGTGGGTTGCGTAGTGTCATCGTTTGCGTAAGTGTATGACTGATCACCGCAGGGTGCTGTAATTGCTGGTCATTTATTTCCAGTCGCACTGGGTTGTCTGGGTCGGCCTTGTTGACGTGTACGGCAGTACGCAGCAAAGCGGCACGCTCTTGCGTGCTGAGCCAGGTTTTCAGGGCTTGATCTGGCAGTTGTTCCAGCAAGCTTGTCTGAAGCGCACGTGACTGAGTGCGCAATGCGGTATGCTTTGCCAGTTTCGTTAGTATCAGGGCTGACTGGGCGTCGTCACGCAGTTCAGAGCCGTAGTCGGCAATATAGGTGTCAGTACGATTAAGTGTGCTGGCTTGTCTGAGCAGTAACGCTGCCTGTTGGGTAGCACCGACATTGGCCAGTGCCGACGCCATATGCAGTATGCTTAATCTGGACGGATAGTCGGTGATCCGCAAAGACTCTAAGTCGCTGTAGCTCACCTGACCGCGCTGACTAGCAAGATAAGCTGCGAAGCTCTTTGCTGCGGTTGCTTCATACGCATCCTGGCTGAGGTCATCGACCAGGTTATCCCGGGTATATCTGAGCATGCGGTAGTGTGCTCGGTTGAGCATACTTTGCGGGACTGTGCCTGGAAAACGGCTTTGCGCCTGGGTTAAAAACTCTGTGACATAAGCGCTTAACCAGGGATGCTCAGCGCCCTGGCTATCCCACAGAGCAAAACCACCACTGGGCTTTTGCATGGTTTTGAGCCGTTGTACAGCCTGACTGACCAGTGTGCGGGGGTCGTTTAGTTGTTCTGCCTCGGCCTGTTTGCTCTGCAGCGCTTGCTGTAAAGCACCATCAAGTTGCGGGTGCCTGAGCAGAAACGGCCAGGCTTTGCTGGTGGTCTGCTCTGCGCAGCCATAAGGGTAGGCACGCAAAGCGGTGGCATATTCCCGAATAGGTAATCTGGGCGTATGACTAGCGTAAAGGGTACCTGCATCCGCCTTGTCGACGTGCAACCCATGCCAAAGTGCTGGACTGATTTGATGGCTCTGTCCGGGAGAGAGCATCAGGCTGGTGGCTTGTATTATGTCAGGCTCAATGGCTTTGATGGGCACAGACCAGCTGCGTGTTTGTGTGATGTCTGTATTCTGCAACTCAATTTGTACGGTTGCGGTGCGTGACAAGGGAGCGTTGGCAACCACCAGGCGCAGGGTCTTGCTCCAATGTGCTTGGTCGTCCAGCGTCATTGTAAAAGTGGTGTCTTCGGTAAACTGAATAGGGCCAGAAGGCTGGAGGCTGACGGATAAGGTCTGCTTTCGGCCACTGACGTTATGCAAGTCCAGCGTGACGGAAGTTTCATCGCCCGGGACTAAAAAGCGTGGAACGCTGAGCTCTGAAATAACAGGGGCGCTGACCGGTCGGGAGTCGACGTAGTGACCTACTTGGGATTGATTGAAAGCGGTCGCGACGATTTGAACCTCGCCGTTGTAGTCTGGCATATCGAGCGTGACGCTCGCTTTGCCGTCAATCAGTTTCACCGGTTGAGTCATCAGGATCACGGTTTTGCTTTCGACCAGGTCATCATTGCGGTTGTCGCTGCGTTCATTGCTGTCACTGCCAAAGCGGGACTGCGCAAACGGGTCGGGGCGGTTATCATAGCGTCGAGAATACAAATCAACCACATCGCCTCCGTAACGACGTTGATTAAACAGGTAATGATGTGGGTCTACCGGGTAATAGCGGCTCAGGTTCAGGATCCCTTTATCAACGATGGACAAAGTTACCCAGCTATTGCTGGCCTCAGATCCCGCCATATTGTCAGCCTGGATCTCGACAGTGAGTGGTTTGAGTGGCGCTATTTTGTCTGGCAAAGTCAGGCTAAGCATCAGCTCGCGGTCTTCCCGCGCCAGCCTGACTGGGACAATGCCAAAATGACGTTGTAGCGTGCGGGATTGACCACTGAGCAAGGTTGCACTGAGATACAGATCGTGGCGAGCCAGTGCTTTATCTAAAGGTACGCGCAGCGTCGTCTTTCCTTTACGTACGGTGTGACTTTGTGACCACAGCACTTTGTCGGTCTCCAGCGCCAATTGCAGTTGTCCATCAGCCGGGGCCTCCAATTCGACCGTCACGATTTCGCCGGCCTGGTAATGGGTTTTATCCAGTTGCACAGTGAGATGTTGTGGTTTGGCCTTAAGTTGCTGATAACCCCGATACCAGCCAGCGTAAAAGTCATAAACGGTTTTAATCTGACTGTTTATGTCAGTGACGGTTAGTCGATAGTTGCCCCAATTTACCGGGAAGAGTACTGTGTGAGTGTTCTGGATCAGGTTGACGGTTTGCCTGGCTTCACTGCGCCACTGTGGCTGAGACTGACGACGCCAGCCTATGCCTTCTTCATAAAACCAGAAGTAACGACCCTGGTCGTAACTGAGTTCGACCTCCAGCTCACCACTTGTTAACTGCTGACCATCCGGGCTCAACAGCGCCACTTCAAACTCGGCATCCGTGGCGTATTTAAACTCTGCCTGTGCGGGTTTCACCGCCGGTAGCGGGTGTGATTTCCAGCTGGTGTAACTTAGCTGGCGTTGCACCGCCGCGCCGCCGGACTCAAGCAGGCTTAAATTAACTTGGGTTTTTACCGGGCTTTTGAGTGCTCCGGCAGGCACTGTGGGCAGAGTCAGTGCCAGGGTTCCCTGTTCAGATAAGCGCTGATCTGGCAGTGTCTGAAAACGGTTACTCAGGTAAAAATCTTCGCCCACGAAAAAAGCGGCATAGGGACCCGGATAGTGACGCACGGCAGAATGAATCAGACTGGCTTTTAACGTATTGCCTGCCGCGGGACTGCCAAACAAGTAACGCCCTTGTACGGAGACCGCCATGGAGGAGCTGGCACTGACGAATGGCCGTTGTCCGCTGAAGGTCAAATCCATGCGTTCAGGCACAAACTCTTCCAATTGAAACTCAAAATGACCGATTGCTGACTGCGCAGTGGGGTCGAGCATTACCGACACTTTGTAGCGCCCGGTTGGCCAGCTTTTTCCTGTATGAAGGCGTTTACTAAAGAAACCGCCCTCTTGAGGGCTCAGTTGTTCGCGGAGCATTTCCTCTTGCAAGGGGTTGGTTACGCTGAGCGTAACGGGCTGATCAACAATTGCGATGCCGTCACCATCTCGCAAAAGAATGTTCACGGGTAAAGTCTCACCCGGTTTAACTAAATCTCGGTTGCTGTATATGTAGGCTTCCTGTTCCTGATAGGGTCGGCCACCAATCTGGTAATCTGATAAATCAAGCGGGACTTCCTTGATGGGCAATAATGCTAGTTCAGGCTCGTCCTGCTCACCGTACTCAGCAACGATGATGTCATCGCGGTTCAGTGTGATATCAAAATGCACGGCGCCATGCGTATCGGTTTTGGCCTCGCGCAGTAGTTCATGCTTGCGGTAGGCCTTAACCCTGGCACCTGACACAGGCAATCCATTGGACAGCTGGTTTACCTGAAAGCTGGCATGGCGCTTAAATACTTTGGCCTGTATGCCCAAATCAGTCAGTAGCAGATGTTTTGCCTGTAAATCATTAAACATGCCGGGCGCCTTTAATACGATGATATACCATCCGCTGGGTAAGGATTTGGGAATGGGCAATCGGGCTGACTGGGTGCCTGTTTTGGTGCTGGTGGGCAGCGTAAATCGGTCGGCAAAGACACTGTCGTAGGTGTATTGCAGTCTATCCAGCGAGCTGGGATAGAGCTTGTCTGTCAGGTAGTAACGGCTAAGAAAGTCGTGTGCACTGTTGAGCCGCAGCAATTCCACATCCACAGCTTCAATATGCTGATAGGTGATTGGAATAGACTGGTTGGATCCTTTAGCGACCAGGGGTCCCGAGCCAACAATGGCCAGTTTAGGTTGCTGCATGACTTTGGCTTGAGCCTGAATGCCCGTTTGCAATAAGAAGATAAAAAAGAAAACAAACACGGCAAAGGAATGAAAGGGGGTTTTACCCGACATGTTAAAGCTCCTTGGGCCTGCACAGGGCGCAGTTGGGTTTTTGGTAGTTCCTTGGTTGCCGGTAAAGGCGTCGTAAGATCATATCATACATCAGATTACGAATCTGGGGGTCAGTAACGGGATAACAGATTGTAGTACATCAGCGTGAACAGTGAGTGAAGCACGAAGCATTGCCCCGGCAGATACTCTGCGAGTAAAATGGTGAATTGGTAAAGTTGAACAGTGATACACTTAGGGTGTCTGGGAGTAAATATGATATTACCGGTTATTTTGTGTGGTGGCTCCGGAACCCGATTATGGCCCATGTCGCGCGAACGCTACCCCAAACAGTTTTTGCAGCTGGGCTCTGAGCACACGCTGTTGCAGGACACTTTACTGAGACTTGAGCCAGACGATCATCAGCCAGCACTGGTGATATGCAATGAAGTACACCGTTTTATTTGTGCGGAGCAAATGCGCGCCATTGGCTATCAGGCTGGTGGGATTATATTAGAGCCAGAAGGGCGCAACACGGCACCAGCCATCGCTCTGGCAGCGCTCAAAGCCTGTAAAACAGGAGACGATCCAATATTGCTTGTACTGGCGTCTGATCACTACATTGGTGATGTTTCAGCATTCCGTCAGAGTATTGAGCGGGGTCTGACTTTGGCGCAGGCGGGCAAATTGGTGACCTTTGGTATTGTGCCCGACAGCCCGCACACAGGGTACGGATACATTCAATGTGGTTCGCCCCTTCCCCATGCTACTGGAGATGACATGGGTGCTGAGGTCGCAGCGTTTATTGAAAAGCCTGATGTGCAAACAGCACAAGGCTATCTTGAGCAAGGCGGTTATCTCTGGAACAGCGGTATATTTTTATTTAAAGCAAGTGAATACTTAAATGAGTTGGCGCAGCACAGACCGGATATCTTGCAGGCCTGCGAACAGGCGATGGCAGAGCCGCAAGCAGATCTGGATTTCATCCGTGTCAATCGTGAGGCGTTTTTAACGGTCCCCTCCGAATCAATAGACTATGCCGTAATGGAGCACACAGAGCATGCTGCAGTCGTTCCTCTGAATGCGAAGTGGAACGACATCGGGAGCTTTGAAGCGCTTTGGCAAACCCTAAGCAAAGACCCCCAGAACAATGCCCATATCGGCAATGTCATGGCGCTGAACACACGAGATAACCTGGTCTTCGCACAGGAGCGTCTGGTGGCAACCGTTGGGGTGCAGGATCTGGTGGTTGTTGATACCAAAGATGCATTGTTGGTGGCTCACCGCAGTCAGAGTCAGACAATTAAGTCACTGGTGGATGAGTTGAAAGATCGTGAATTAGCACAAGTAACAGACCACAGAGAAGTTTATCGACCCTGGGGCAAGTATGACATTGTTGATCAGGATCAGCGCTTTTTGGTGAAACGGATCACAGTCAGACCCGGACATAGCCTGTCACGACAATTGCATTATCACCGGGCGGAACATTGGGTGGTGGTGTCAGGCACTGCTGAAGTGGAGATAGGTGAAGAGCGTCGCTTGTTGTGCGAGGATCAGTCGGTGTTTATTCCAGCCACTGTGGTACATCGGCTCAGCAATCCCGGTAAAGTTGATTTACAACTGATAGAGGTACAATCGGGCA
This genomic window from Pseudoalteromonas rubra contains:
- the pbpC gene encoding penicillin-binding protein 1C, yielding MISARPIRPPGYPARIILAIGGLGLLLLSWLDWRYPLPQPYPDGPATVVTARDGQQLRAFSDNRGVHRYRITLEQVDPFYVTALLDYEDRWFYYHPGVNPLALCRALWQWLANGRIISGGSTLTMQVARLLDPHERSIPGKLKQIARALQLEWHYSKTEILTLYLNLAPFGGNIEGVEAASRRYFNKPARHLSINQSALLVVLPQKPSYNRPDRYPERARAMRNKVLRRLVDSQLVDTEQLALLSREPISLSYDAQPPLAPLLSRQLKRQYPRQHVIRTTLDHTLQQRLSKLLANTKHRLTGKSSAAVLIVHNQRAQVLAYQGSVDFRDDSRFAHVDMIRAVRSPGSTLKPFIYGLGLDLGLIHSQSLMSDIPSNFDGYKPQNLTGQFNGPVSASKALQHSLNVPAIQLLHRIGAERFEQQLSNAQVKLHHQHANLAVGLGGTGIELIELARLYRALASQGKVRDLSLIAHNSRYPRSEYALLSPAASWITFEMLSQLSAPDRVVPSNRRKIAWKTGTSYGYRDFWAVGVSADYTVAVWVGRPDASPIVGYLGATRAAPLMFDVFDLLPADAHSLALPAQVKPVQICWPGGVAHQNTPDRACHTQLSAYTLNGMTPPTMHSQGHFVTDPGWPDDLASWLAQNNTPTQQAGNDQIRIIQPRSGQHYYRQQVTKIELTVSGGGDPQGNAVRWYINHEPYSSTTLPLSDYQGNVVITACFAEHCDQQNIVIHP
- a CDS encoding alpha-2-macroglobulin family protein gives rise to the protein MSGKTPFHSFAVFVFFFIFLLQTGIQAQAKVMQQPKLAIVGSGPLVAKGSNQSIPITYQHIEAVDVELLRLNSAHDFLSRYYLTDKLYPSSLDRLQYTYDSVFADRFTLPTSTKTGTQSARLPIPKSLPSGWYIIVLKAPGMFNDLQAKHLLLTDLGIQAKVFKRHASFQVNQLSNGLPVSGARVKAYRKHELLREAKTDTHGAVHFDITLNRDDIIVAEYGEQDEPELALLPIKEVPLDLSDYQIGGRPYQEQEAYIYSNRDLVKPGETLPVNILLRDGDGIAIVDQPVTLSVTNPLQEEMLREQLSPQEGGFFSKRLHTGKSWPTGRYKVSVMLDPTAQSAIGHFEFQLEEFVPERMDLTFSGQRPFVSASSSMAVSVQGRYLFGSPAAGNTLKASLIHSAVRHYPGPYAAFFVGEDFYLSNRFQTLPDQRLSEQGTLALTLPTVPAGALKSPVKTQVNLSLLESGGAAVQRQLSYTSWKSHPLPAVKPAQAEFKYATDAEFEVALLSPDGQQLTSGELEVELSYDQGRYFWFYEEGIGWRRQSQPQWRSEARQTVNLIQNTHTVLFPVNWGNYRLTVTDINSQIKTVYDFYAGWYRGYQQLKAKPQHLTVQLDKTHYQAGEIVTVELEAPADGQLQLALETDKVLWSQSHTVRKGKTTLRVPLDKALARHDLYLSATLLSGQSRTLQRHFGIVPVRLAREDRELMLSLTLPDKIAPLKPLTVEIQADNMAGSEASNSWVTLSIVDKGILNLSRYYPVDPHHYLFNQRRYGGDVVDLYSRRYDNRPDPFAQSRFGSDSNERSDNRNDDLVESKTVILMTQPVKLIDGKASVTLDMPDYNGEVQIVATAFNQSQVGHYVDSRPVSAPVISELSVPRFLVPGDETSVTLDLHNVSGRKQTLSVSLQPSGPIQFTEDTTFTMTLDDQAHWSKTLRLVVANAPLSRTATVQIELQNTDITQTRSWSVPIKAIEPDIIQATSLMLSPGQSHQISPALWHGLHVDKADAGTLYASHTPRLPIREYATALRAYPYGCAEQTTSKAWPFLLRHPQLDGALQQALQSKQAEAEQLNDPRTLVSQAVQRLKTMQKPSGGFALWDSQGAEHPWLSAYVTEFLTQAQSRFPGTVPQSMLNRAHYRMLRYTRDNLVDDLSQDAYEATAAKSFAAYLASQRGQVSYSDLESLRITDYPSRLSILHMASALANVGATQQAALLLRQASTLNRTDTYIADYGSELRDDAQSALILTKLAKHTALRTQSRALQTSLLEQLPDQALKTWLSTQERAALLRTAVHVNKADPDNPVRLEINDQQLQHPAVISHTLTQTMTLRNPHDEPVYVQLMAKGRLKLDPSIANEISPFNTLETKRMVRRLFDLNGQPLDKTRFKVGERVVVVLDVQLKEPVPDALLIERIPAGFVLENPALMQGFPVSQLLPEHVTLAPTEHTEYRNDRYVAALRLTTQKYQFAYVLRAEVPGIYQVPPSYLESMYRPHKHVIYWQYPYQLEVER
- a CDS encoding mannose-1-phosphate guanylyltransferase/mannose-6-phosphate isomerase — encoded protein: MILPVILCGGSGTRLWPMSRERYPKQFLQLGSEHTLLQDTLLRLEPDDHQPALVICNEVHRFICAEQMRAIGYQAGGIILEPEGRNTAPAIALAALKACKTGDDPILLVLASDHYIGDVSAFRQSIERGLTLAQAGKLVTFGIVPDSPHTGYGYIQCGSPLPHATGDDMGAEVAAFIEKPDVQTAQGYLEQGGYLWNSGIFLFKASEYLNELAQHRPDILQACEQAMAEPQADLDFIRVNREAFLTVPSESIDYAVMEHTEHAAVVPLNAKWNDIGSFEALWQTLSKDPQNNAHIGNVMALNTRDNLVFAQERLVATVGVQDLVVVDTKDALLVAHRSQSQTIKSLVDELKDRELAQVTDHREVYRPWGKYDIVDQDQRFLVKRITVRPGHSLSRQLHYHRAEHWVVVSGTAEVEIGEERRLLCEDQSVFIPATVVHRLSNPGKVDLQLIEVQSGSYLGEDDIIRFEDDYTRGTHDFS